The Buteo buteo chromosome 23, bButBut1.hap1.1, whole genome shotgun sequence genome includes a window with the following:
- the SPACA9 gene encoding sperm acrosome-associated protein 9 isoform X2, with amino-acid sequence MNEVKEALRNIKQNYKLFLQQQFTFIGALQHSRENAHDMIRPVASISQVQSYMEHHCNNSTDRRILNMFLNICNDLSKLCQKLETVHSGNNITNGILERCKLLLSHSNDLSTIRAKYPHDVVNHLSCDEAKNHYGGVVSLIPIVLDCMKEWVAHIEKLPQPMLYDAN; translated from the exons ATGAATGAGGTAAAGGAGGCTCTAAGAAACATAAAGCAGAACTACAAgcttttcctgcagcagcagtttaCATTTATTGGAGCACTGCAACACTCCCGAGAGAATGCACATGACATGATCAGACCTGTGGCAAGCATCAGCCAG GTACAGTCCTACATGGAGCATCACTGTAACAATTCCACCGACAGGCGTATCCTCAACATGTTCCTAAACATCTGCAATGATCTAAGCAAGCTCTGCCAGAAGCTGGAAACCGTGCATTCTGGTAACAACATAACCAATGGCATTTTGGAGAGATGCAAGCTGCTCCTTAGCCACAGCAATGATCTGAGCACCATCCGAGCTAA ATACCCCCACGATGTTGTGAATCACCTGAGCTGTGATGAAGCAAAGAATCACTATGGAGGTGTGGTGAGCCTCATCCCCATCGTCCTAGACTGCATGAAGGAGTGGGTAGCCCACATTGAGAAGCTGCCACAGCCCATGCTGTATGAT GCAAATTAG
- the SPACA9 gene encoding sperm acrosome-associated protein 9 isoform X1, protein MNEVKEALRNIKQNYKLFLQQQFTFIGALQHSRENAHDMIRPVASISQVQSYMEHHCNNSTDRRILNMFLNICNDLSKLCQKLETVHSGNNITNGILERCKLLLSHSNDLSTIRAKYPHDVVNHLSCDEAKNHYGGVVSLIPIVLDCMKEWVAHIEKLPQPMLYDVSGGSAISEKRAPQDAPARAAISQTPLSVRLEAQTSASNKDNVQVQGSKHIQKKNLNDTKNHSGKLKVPWKPPGRHAF, encoded by the exons ATGAATGAGGTAAAGGAGGCTCTAAGAAACATAAAGCAGAACTACAAgcttttcctgcagcagcagtttaCATTTATTGGAGCACTGCAACACTCCCGAGAGAATGCACATGACATGATCAGACCTGTGGCAAGCATCAGCCAG GTACAGTCCTACATGGAGCATCACTGTAACAATTCCACCGACAGGCGTATCCTCAACATGTTCCTAAACATCTGCAATGATCTAAGCAAGCTCTGCCAGAAGCTGGAAACCGTGCATTCTGGTAACAACATAACCAATGGCATTTTGGAGAGATGCAAGCTGCTCCTTAGCCACAGCAATGATCTGAGCACCATCCGAGCTAA ATACCCCCACGATGTTGTGAATCACCTGAGCTGTGATGAAGCAAAGAATCACTATGGAGGTGTGGTGAGCCTCATCCCCATCGTCCTAGACTGCATGAAGGAGTGGGTAGCCCACATTGAGAAGCTGCCACAGCCCATGCTGTATGATGTGAGTGGTGGAAGTGCTATCTCTGAGAAGAGGGCACCCCAGGATGCACCAGCTAGGGCAGCCATTTCCCAAACACCACTTTCTGTGCGCCTTGAAGCTCAGACCTCAGCTAGTAACAAAGATAATGTACAAGTGCAGGGGAGTAAGCATatccaaaagaaaaacctaaatGACACAAAAAATCACAGTGGGAAACTTAAAGTTCCCTGGAAACCACCAGGTAGACACGCCTTTTAA